The genome window GATAATAAAAATCAGCAATGACAGGTTGTCCGCTAGTTGTATCCACTCCAATACCAATTAAAGGTACTCGCATTGTCACTACAAGTACATAAATACCGAGAAGTAGATATGTTATGAAAATACTATATGTCCATTTATTCATAGCTTTCTCTCATTTTTTTGCATAATCATAATGCCCCATTTCAATTATCAAGTATGTTATATATTATCCATAATTTTTGGTAATTTTGGAATACCGAAATAAGGTGTTTCGGAAAACCACTATTGTTTTTTCGGAATAACGAAGTAGTCTTTTCGGTGTAGCCTATGATAGTGTAAATCTAGCATATGTGACGAAAAGGGGGAGCGTTGCATGAAAAAAAGTGGATTGTCACTAATCCTTTTTTTTCTAGTCGCCATGATGTCGTATCCGATGACAACAATCGCTAAAAACTTAGAAAATGATTCGTTGAAAGTAGATATTTGCATTATTGGAGGTGACAATTATTTTGTCTATAAGATTCCAAAGCATTTACATAATAATACGCCGTATTATGAAATGAAGAATAACATTGAATCTTCATTAGCAAGTCATTGGAAGGTCGGGGATGCCCATTACGAAGCCCAACAGTCGGATGTTGCGTATACTTTTTTCATTAAAGATTTAATTCATGATAAACAAAATGGACAGATGAAGATTGCTATACCCTATAATATTTTAGTAGGAATGTTTGCTGAAAATGAAGCCATTCAATTACGTATTTTGACTAGCAAATTAACCGACTGGAAAGTCAACGCAAAGGATTGGGCAACTCTCGGCTTTGTAGAACCGCTTACTTATTTTAGTGACCAGGAATATGTTTATGAGGGTGCGGTTAATGAGCTATTACAGCAACGGGTAGGGCATTTTAATGGCACAGTTATTAAAGGTCAAATAGTACTACATAGTGTTATTTATTTTAACTTTATTATCGTACAGCTTATTGCCTGTATATTTTTATCAAAGCGCTTAAAAAACAGAATTATTGAAGATCCAGAAAATATGCATCAATTCCGAAAGCTTAACTATATGTATCAAATCATTCCGATAATGATTATTGTTATGCAAATTGTTTTTCTAGTAATGTCAGGGTTATTGACTGCGTTCAGTATCTATTTTAACCCAGGCGTTGATCTATTGGTTATTGTTGGACCAATTTTATTTAATATTGTTTTGTTGCCCATGTTTTTCGCCACGATTGAGAGTGAAATTTCAAAGGAATTAGAAAACAATTCCTTTGACTCAGACATGTAAATATTGAAAGATTGTTTTTATTTTTTGACGACCAAATGTAGTTATTAGATGTTATAATGGTCAACAGCATACTTGAAGGAGCTGTTGATTGGCATGACGCATCCAGAAATCGCGTACTTAAATTTATTACAACATATATTAGATAATGGAGTTAAAAAGGAAGATCGTACAGGAACAGGTACATATAGTGTATTTGGCTATCAAATGCGGTTTGATTTAAGCAAAGGTTTTCCTCTTTTAACGACTAAACGTGTACCATTTAAGCTTGTAGCAAGTGAGCTACTTTGGTTTATTAAAGGGGACACAAATATTCGTTATCTACTACAAAACAACAATCATATTTGGGATGAATGGGCTTTTAAAAAATGGGTGGAGTCTGATGAATATTCAGGTCCTGATATGACAGACTTTGGTCGTCGCTGCTTAGCAGACGAGTCTTTTAATGCTGTTTATCAAAAAGAGTTAGCTTCATTTTGTGAACGAATTTTAACAGATGATGAATTTGCACGTAAATACGGGGAGCTTGGAAATGTTTACGGCAAGCAGTGGCGTAATTGGACAACATCAACAGGAGAAAGCCTTGATCAATTGCAAGATGTAATCCATCAAATCAAGCACAATCCAGATTCACGACGCATTATTGTCAATGCATGGAATCCAGAGGACGTGATCAATGCTGGAGCAAAGGGCAGTAAAGCTGCATTACCTCCGTGTCACGTAATGTTCCAATTTTATGTAGCAAATGGTAAGCTGAGCTGTCAGTTAATGCAAAGGAGCCTTGATACATTATTAGGCTGTCCATTTAATATTGCATCATATGCCTTACTGACACATTTAATTGCACATGAATGTGGTTTAGAAGTCGGCGAATTTATTCATAGCATTGGGGATGCTCATATATATTCAAATCACGTGGAGCAAGTAAAAGAACAGCTTTCACGCGAACCTAAGGACCTACCAACCTTAAAAATTAATCCGAATAAAACGTCAATTTTCGACATAGAACTTGAAGATCTTTCTATTGAGGGCTATGATCCTCATCCAGTCATTAAAGCACCAATTGCCGTTTAAACCGAAGCAGCAGCCGTCCTGGTTGCTGTTTTTTTAAACAAACATACGGAGGAGTGACGGATAGAAAAGCTAGATCGACGGAAAGAATGGCTAAAGTGGCGGATAGAACTGGCAGATCGACGGATAGAAGAGCTAGAGCGACGGATGGAACTGGCAGAGTGACGGAAAGAAATCAGAGCGATGGAAAGAATCGGCAGAGTGACGGAAAGAAACATCAAAGCGACGGATGGAACTGGCAGAGCGACGGAAAGAAATCAGAGCGATGGAAAGAATCGGCAGAGCGACGGAAAGAAACTTCAAAGCGACGGATGGAACTGGCAGAGCGACGGAAAGAAACATCAAAGTGACGGATGGAACTGGCATAGCGACGGAAAGAAACACCAAAGCGACGGATGGAACTGGCAGAGCGACGGAAAGAAATCGGAGTGACGGAAAGAAACATCAAAGTGACGGAAAGAAATCAGAGCGATGGAAAGAATCGGCAGAGTGACGGAAAGAAACATCAAAGCGACGGATGGAACCGGCAGAGCGACGGAAAGAAACATCAAAGCGACGGATGGAACTGGCAGAGCGACGGAAAGAACCGGCAGAGTGACGGAAAGAAATCAGAGCGACGGAAAGAAACATCAAAGCGACGGATGGAACTGGCAGAGCGACGGATAGAAATCAGAGCGATGGAAAGAATCGGCAGAGCGACGGAAAGAAACATCAAAGCGACGGATTGAACTGGCAGAGCGACGGAAAGAAATCAGAGCGACGGAAAGAACCATCAAAGCGACGGATGGAACTGGCAGATCGACGGAAAGAAACACCAAAGCGACGGATTAAACACCAAAAAACCGATCCGAATTATTTAATAGAGAGCCAAATTCTCTAGCACTTTATATGAAGAAAGTTAAAATTTATGAAAATTTTTCCGATATAAGTTTTAATATGGGAGTTTTCAATAAAAATGTAGAGGTGAATGGTGTGGGGAGATCATTGGTGTTTCAACTAGATGGAAGAGGACGTGAGCAGCATTTAAGGACGAAGTTGCTTATGAATACTTCTCAACAAAACGGGGACTCTATTCAACAACATGAGCTGCCACACATCTCTACAAAATTAACACAGGAGCAAATAGATAATATGATGCAGGTTATTGAGGAGATTCGCCTTAAACGGTATAAAGAAAGACTATAAATGTAAGCGTCTTCTAAGCTATAATAGCTTGGGAGGTGTTTTATGATGAACGTGATATTTATAGAAGCGTTTTCAGGTACAGAGCTTTTACAAATGATGTCACATGATGTGGCAGGCATATTAGCAGCGGCACAGGGCGAAAGTGTGACGTTTCCAGTTGGCCATTTTAAGTATGAATTTCATAATTTAGATTTTTATGAGGAAAATGGAGAAATACGACAAGAATTAGTCATTTACGTAAAGAAAATATAATCATCGTATAATACTCCTTCAAACGGAAAAAATAAATACAGGAGCAAATAAAGCAATTCATTTGCATTTATTTAAACCTGTAACTATAATAGTTACAACAGGTGGTGATACATATGGTGAACAGTCGATTTTCGGTAACGATCCATATACTTTCGCTCATTGCAACAACCTCTGATAAAAGTCAGCTAACATCTGATATTATCGCAGGGAGTGTAAATACAAATCCAGTTGTCGTGCGACGAATGATCGGGGTGCTAAAAAAAGCGGGCTTGCTTACGTCACAAACAGGAATAGCAGGCTATGACCTATTAGTGGAGCCAAAAGATTTAACGCTCTTAGCCATTTACCATGCGATTGATGGGCCCGAGCAGCTATTTGCGATTCACGATGAGCCAAATCCAGCATGTACGGTAGGTCGAAAAATCCAACGTACATTGGAGGGTGTTTATACAACTGTTTGGCATGCAATGGAAGAACAGCTACAAGCGCAAACTTTACAGGATGTGCTAGATCAACTTCGTTAAATTAACGAAGTGGGTCTTTTGTATCTAACCTGTAACTTAAATAGTTACAATTAAAAAATGGGAGGAATTATAAGTATGAAAATTGCAGTAATTGGTGCAACAGGGAAAGCAGGACAAACAATTGTGGAGGAGGCACTACAGCGTGGTCATGATGTAACTGCGATTGTACGTTCGGCTTCTAAAGTAACAGCAAATATTCATGTTTTTGAAAAGGATGTTTTTGAATTATCTCAAGAAGAGGTGAAAGGCTTTGACGTAGTCGTAAATGCGTTTGGCGCTCCTGCTGGTCAGGAGGAATTACATGTGAAAGCTGGCCGTCATTTAATTGATATCTTTACTGGCATTGATACAAAATTATTTGTTGTTGGTGGGGCGGGTAGTTTGTTTGTAGACCCAGAGAAAATAGTACGCGTAATGGATACTCCGGATTTCCCAGAAATGTTTTACGCGACAGCAAAAAACCAAGGTGAAAATCTACGTGACTTACAACAATCAACTATTGCTTGGACATTTTTAAGCCCATCTGCTTTTTTTGATCCAGAGGGTCCACGTACAGGCAGCTATACTGCTGGAGAAGATCATTTATTAGTAAACGCTGCTGGTGAAAGTTATGTCAGCTATGCAGATTATGCCATTGCTGTGTTAGATGAAATTGAAAATCCAAAGCATGTAAACACACGTTTTACAGTGACTTCTAATAAATAATGATGAAACCGAGCGTAAAAACTGCGCTCGGTTTTTGTTATTTTTCATTTTACAGATAAATGACTGTTTACAATACGGCATTAATTAGCTACTATCAAGTGTGAGTATTACATAAAAGGAGACGACAATTATGTCCACACAACGTATAGAAAAAGACTTTTTAGGTGAACGTGCATTACCAAGCAATGCTTATTACGGAATTCAAACGCTTCGTGCAACTGAAAATTTCCCAATTACAGGTTACACGATTCACTCAGCCCTTATTAAGGCAATGGGGATTGTTAAAAAAGCAGCTGCATTAGGTAATATGGAAGTACACCTACTTTCAAAAGAAATCGGAGATGCAATTGTCGAAGCTTCACAAGAAGTTATTGATGGTGAATGGGATGCTGAATTTATCGTAGATCCAATCCAAGGCGGTGCTGGCACATCTATTAATATGAATGCCAACGAAGTCATTGCTAACCGTGCCTTAGAAATTTTGGGCAAAGAAAAAGGGGACTACCAAACAATTAGCCCAAACAGCCATGTTAATATGTCTCAATCAACAAATGATGCTTTCCCAACAGCTATTCATATTGCTGTGTTGAATTTGATAGATGAATTACTTCTTACAATGGAAAACATGCAAGCGGTGTTCCACCAAAAAGCGGAGCAATTTGCGCATGTTATTAAAATGGGTCGTACGCATTTACAAGACGCTGTACCGATTCGATTAGGACAAGAATTTGAAGCATATTGTCGTGTTATTAACCGTGATATTGCCCGCATTCGTCAAACTCGTCCAAATTTATATGATGTAAATATGGGGGCAACAGCTGTTGGTACAGGATTAAATGCATTCCCAGATTATATTAAATCAGTAGATGTTCATCTTGCAGAAATTTCAGGTTTGCCGCTTAAAGGCGCTACACATCTAGTGGATGCAACACAAAATACAGATGCTTATACAGAAGTATCAGGCGCATTGAAAATCTGTATGATTAATATGTCGAAAATTGCTAATGACCTTCGTTTAATGGCATCTGGTCCACGTGCTGGGTTAGGGGAAATCATCTTACCAGCTCGTCAGCCTGGTTCGTCTATTATGCCAGGGAAAGTGAATCCTGTTATGCCAGAGGTTCTTAACCAAGTTGCCTTCCAAGTAATTGGTAATGACCAAACAATTTCTTTAGCATCTGAAGCAGGACAATTAGAATTAAACGTAATGGAGCCTGTGCTTGTCTTCAACTTAATTCAATCTATTAGTATTATGAATAACGTGTTCCGAGCATTTACACAAAATTGCTTGAAGGATATTGAAGCAAATGAAGACCGCATGAAAGAATATGTGGAAAAAAGCGTTGGTATTCTAACAGCAGTAAACCCACATATTGGCTATGAGGTAGCTGCCCGACTTGCACGTGAAGCAATCTTATCTGGTCGTTCAATTCGTGAGCTTTGCCTTGAAGAGGGTGTACTAACGAAAGAACAATTAGATTTAATTCTAGATCCATATGAGATGACACATCCAGGTATTGCAGGATCAAGTATAATGAAATTTAAATAATGATTATGAAAGCACTTTGTGAGAGCAAAGTGCTTTTTATATGTCTTTAATCTTATAAAAGTTGGGCTTTTTTCTATGAAATTTAGGATATTTCAACTATAATGACTACGTTGGAATAATATTATAGTTGGAGGAATTTAGTATGAGTTTACGAAAAAAAAGTATAATTGGCTTTTCTACTTTAAATGTTCTCATGGGTGTTATTTTAATTATAGACCTAGCAAATGTGACTTCATTAGAATGGCTATCTACTTTATTAACAGTAATAGGAATTACTATGACAATATCGTGTATTTTCTATGTAAAATTTAAAATTATTAAGCCCATTAATCAATTAGCAGAATCCGCTCAAGCAATAGCTGAAGGAAATTTGCATACTGCTCCGATTGAGATGAATTCCAATGATGAAATTTCAGAGTTAGCTAAAGCGTTTATAGAGATGAAAGAACAATTACATACGATGACACAAAAAATTGCAAGTAGTTCTACAGACTTATCAGCGAGCATAGAGGAACTATCAGCAAGTACAAATGAAATTACGATTGCAGTTGAGGAAGTTGACTCACAAATGGAGAAAACGACTGAGGGTCTTAAGCAAGCTGCACAGTCTGCTAATGAAAGTGCTATTTCTATGCAGGAGACTGCTGACGGCATTGAACGTATTACCGTGGCCACGCAAGGTGTTTTTGATCATGCCAAAGAAGCAAATGAAATTGCAGGCAACGGTGCGGAAATTTTACATGTGGCTAAAAATCAAATGCAATTTATTTCAACTTCTACTGAAAAAACGAGCGAATTAATGCAACAATTATCAAGCAAAATGACGGATATCAAATCTATGACAGACATGATTACAGCAATTACAGATCAAACGAATTTGCTTGCACTAAATGCAGCGATTGAAGCGGCACGTGCTGGAGAGCATGGCAAAGGCTTTGCAGTAGTAGCGGAGGAAGTTCGAAAATTGGCAGAGCAATCTAAGCATTCAGCCACTCAAATTGTCGAGCTAGTAGTTGGCATTGAAAGCGATACAAAACAAGTAGCAACTTCTGTTGAAGAGGATTTGAAAAACGTTCAACAGGGCGTCTATGTCATCGATGAAGCCACAAAGTCATTTGGCACAATCTCTCAGAATGTTAGCAAAATGGCGAACCAGCTAGAGGATATTTCCGCAACGTCTGAGGAGCTTTCAGGTAGCGCTAATGAGGTAACAAAATTAGTATCGACGATCGCCAATGGAATGGAAAGTTTATCTAATTATACAGAGGTCATTCTACAATCAGTCGATGAGCAAAATGCCTCCATGCAAGCAGTCAATATGGTAGTGTCACAAGACCTATGTGTACAAGCTGAAAATTTACAAAAACTTACACAGCGATTTAATGGACAATAATGTGTAACTAATTGAAAGAAACATAAATAAAAAAGGCTATTTTGCAGGGGAAACTTTCATGAAAATAGCCCTTTTTTATTCTATTTCAGGAGCATTGATGACCGTTGTTATCAACTTTTCCACTATATTGAGCCGCTAGCTCCGCTTAAAAACTTTAGAATTAAATATTAAATAAGCCGAAAAAACCAGTTTTTATCGTAATTAATACTATGCTAATCATAAACATCATTTCTGCGATAGTAGCAATAGAATCTTTTTTATTTTCTGCGTATTTCCATTCCATAATTGCACGTAATGTTTCAGATGCTATTAAAAAGACAATTATGATAAACTATGTTTCAAAATACCAAGCAATTCCAACATTATCATTGTAAATCATATAATAAGTACTAATTAAAAATAGAGTTGTAAAAAGTATTCGTACAAACCAATCTAGTTTTTTATGTCTTTCGTTAAGGTAATTAACAGAAAACCATATCTTTCTTTCGACACCTAGCAACTTTCTAATTATAAATCCAAAAATACTAATTATTAAAAGTAGTACAATAAGAAAAAGTATTAATGTTCCTAGTTCGATATTAATATTATTCAATTTCATTCACCTCTCAACCTGATCTTTTCTAATGAGACGAGGGCGTTACACAAGGACTTTATTGCCGTCCCAGCGGGGTATATGAAAAATGGGAGACCGTTTGGCGTAACTTTCGCTGGAACTGCATTTAGTGAGGATGTACTAATAAAACTCGCATTTTCATACGAACAAGCAAGTAAATTACGAAAAGCTCCGGAGTTGTATTAAGATCCTACAAGACTCAATTCACTTTAAAAATGACTGTTTTTCCAAAGATTGTCGCTGATAAAAGAAAAAGGCAGATTTAATCTACAACACGTAGAATAAATTCTGTCTTTTTATATTTTGTGAATCAATAGGTTGCGTTAGTTGTATAATTCGTTTGTTGCTGCATTTGAACAACCATATTCATACGGGACTATACCTATGAGTATAATTTTGCTTTTGGGAGTTATCCGATATTATAAAACAAATGGAAACAGAGAACGAGATAATTGAAGACGAACGCACAATTCAAGCATTATAACTAGAAGAAAAAGAATAAGGAACTGGAATATTTTATGTTATTTGACTTTGGAAAAATACTCCTTTACAATTGATTTTAATAATCTATAAGGAATCTATAGTACATTAGATTCCTCTAACAACTGAATAGCGTGGAGTAATAGGTGTAAATTGCGTGCAATTTACTTAAAAGGGAAGTCGGTGCAATTCCGACACTGTCCCGCAACTGTAAATGTGAGCGACTTTTCATAGACCACTGTTTAACGACGGGAAGGGGAAAAGTAGCGGTGATCATGAGTCAGGATACCTGCCTATTATGAGTACACACCAGAACCCTACGAGGAATAGGAGGTGGCATGTTGACAAAACAGAATGCTCTGTTCGTCACTGTACGTCAAACGCCCAAAATAAGAGAAGGTAGTCGCTTTCGAGGCAATTCTTTTATGCTTGGGTATAATTTGACATTATGTGATGAGTGAAAAAGATAGAATGAAGGATTTCCTCTTGTTGTAGGAAATCCTTTTTTTATGCGAAAGAATACTTCCGTTTTGAAAAATATGTACGAAAAGAGGATGCACGTATGACGAATATTCATGTATGTACAGCACAAGAATCGCAATATGTAGATATGGAAATTTGTAAGCAACCACGCACTGAAGTTGCCAAGAAAGCTACAACAAGAATGGTCGTAGAATCACTTGTCGATCAATTATTAGCTAGTAATCTTATTAGTAATGAACGATTGTTTGATCAAATTTTTTATAACAAAGATATTATTTGGATTCAAAATGAAAGTTTTAATGGGCACCTTTTTGCAAAGGCAAACATTACAGATCAGCTTAAAACAAAAACAAATGATTTTATGATGTATATGCCGACAAATCCAATTGTGTACGAGGTGAATGGTGAGCATTATCATTTAATTACTCGCATCGATTCGACTCGTGCAAAACCAAATTTAGAGCGACTTTCCCAAGTCCCTAAGGCAATACTAAGTGCTGCTCGTGTCAATGATTTATTGTGTTCGATAGTGATGCGCTTTTATGAAACATATTTGGAGGATTTATCAACAAGTGATGAAGCGAAACAAGAAAATGCTAAACTGATAAACTTTGTAGAGCGTGAATTTAAGCAATTTTTACAGGCTGTGAGTGAATTGAATGATTATCATTTAAACTGGCACCCACGCGGTAACGGGCATGAGCTATTGCTTGAATTAATTGATAATTTACAACTTTTAAAAAGTCGACCTGGCAAGGTAATAATTGATTTTTCAAATGCTCATGGTTATATAGTCGTGGAGCCTTCCTATCGCTTTATTAAACAGGATGGGGAAACGGTACAAGCTTTGTAAAGTTTAGAAATATCCGCGGCAAGGATTTAAAGATGCTCGGGGCGACCCGCACGAAGTAGGAGAATACCCGCGGAAGGAGAGCGAATACCCGCGCGAAGCAAGGAAATACCCGCGGAAGCAGGTCGAATACCCGCGGAAGCAAAGCAAATACCCGCGCGAAGCAAGAATCCCCACGAAATCACCCAGCAAATCCCACGAAACACAAAAAAACAGGACATTGATATAACTAAAATC of Lysinibacillus agricola contains these proteins:
- a CDS encoding thymidylate synthase, with the protein product MTHPEIAYLNLLQHILDNGVKKEDRTGTGTYSVFGYQMRFDLSKGFPLLTTKRVPFKLVASELLWFIKGDTNIRYLLQNNNHIWDEWAFKKWVESDEYSGPDMTDFGRRCLADESFNAVYQKELASFCERILTDDEFARKYGELGNVYGKQWRNWTTSTGESLDQLQDVIHQIKHNPDSRRIIVNAWNPEDVINAGAKGSKAALPPCHVMFQFYVANGKLSCQLMQRSLDTLLGCPFNIASYALLTHLIAHECGLEVGEFIHSIGDAHIYSNHVEQVKEQLSREPKDLPTLKINPNKTSIFDIELEDLSIEGYDPHPVIKAPIAV
- a CDS encoding NAD(P)-dependent oxidoreductase, whose protein sequence is MKIAVIGATGKAGQTIVEEALQRGHDVTAIVRSASKVTANIHVFEKDVFELSQEEVKGFDVVVNAFGAPAGQEELHVKAGRHLIDIFTGIDTKLFVVGGAGSLFVDPEKIVRVMDTPDFPEMFYATAKNQGENLRDLQQSTIAWTFLSPSAFFDPEGPRTGSYTAGEDHLLVNAAGESYVSYADYAIAVLDEIENPKHVNTRFTVTSNK
- a CDS encoding methyl-accepting chemotaxis protein is translated as MSLRKKSIIGFSTLNVLMGVILIIDLANVTSLEWLSTLLTVIGITMTISCIFYVKFKIIKPINQLAESAQAIAEGNLHTAPIEMNSNDEISELAKAFIEMKEQLHTMTQKIASSSTDLSASIEELSASTNEITIAVEEVDSQMEKTTEGLKQAAQSANESAISMQETADGIERITVATQGVFDHAKEANEIAGNGAEILHVAKNQMQFISTSTEKTSELMQQLSSKMTDIKSMTDMITAITDQTNLLALNAAIEAARAGEHGKGFAVVAEEVRKLAEQSKHSATQIVELVVGIESDTKQVATSVEEDLKNVQQGVYVIDEATKSFGTISQNVSKMANQLEDISATSEELSGSANEVTKLVSTIANGMESLSNYTEVILQSVDEQNASMQAVNMVVSQDLCVQAENLQKLTQRFNGQ
- the aspA gene encoding aspartate ammonia-lyase; the encoded protein is MSTQRIEKDFLGERALPSNAYYGIQTLRATENFPITGYTIHSALIKAMGIVKKAAALGNMEVHLLSKEIGDAIVEASQEVIDGEWDAEFIVDPIQGGAGTSINMNANEVIANRALEILGKEKGDYQTISPNSHVNMSQSTNDAFPTAIHIAVLNLIDELLLTMENMQAVFHQKAEQFAHVIKMGRTHLQDAVPIRLGQEFEAYCRVINRDIARIRQTRPNLYDVNMGATAVGTGLNAFPDYIKSVDVHLAEISGLPLKGATHLVDATQNTDAYTEVSGALKICMINMSKIANDLRLMASGPRAGLGEIILPARQPGSSIMPGKVNPVMPEVLNQVAFQVIGNDQTISLASEAGQLELNVMEPVLVFNLIQSISIMNNVFRAFTQNCLKDIEANEDRMKEYVEKSVGILTAVNPHIGYEVAARLAREAILSGRSIRELCLEEGVLTKEQLDLILDPYEMTHPGIAGSSIMKFK
- a CDS encoding Rrf2 family transcriptional regulator, which translates into the protein MVNSRFSVTIHILSLIATTSDKSQLTSDIIAGSVNTNPVVVRRMIGVLKKAGLLTSQTGIAGYDLLVEPKDLTLLAIYHAIDGPEQLFAIHDEPNPACTVGRKIQRTLEGVYTTVWHAMEEQLQAQTLQDVLDQLR
- a CDS encoding thymidylate synthase → MMNVIFIEAFSGTELLQMMSHDVAGILAAAQGESVTFPVGHFKYEFHNLDFYEENGEIRQELVIYVKKI